A genome region from Rhodopseudomonas boonkerdii includes the following:
- a CDS encoding Vgb family protein has product MRFFRVIAAVAAMLVAWAGEGVTADEVAIVETALPGEGQRPQAMVVAPDGNLWVTEVLKHQIFRIEPSGAITPFRVPGEAVGVLQGIAFGPDGHIWFTSREENAIRRMSVTGEFNGTFVIPSQATKPTQLNKGSWPRGITVGPDGHLWFAEMAANKIGRITVNGEFTEFTIPTEDAQAYGVVTGPDRNLWFTESGAGKIGRLDVATGKITEFALSSPQARPRDITVGPDGHLWFSMNGTDRIGRISMQGEMTEFPLPADTKPIGIAAGGDGNVWFTAFKPNKIGRITPAGFVTLFDLKTANAQPFGMTAGRNGVVWFSSQANHIGRIALAAKPAQ; this is encoded by the coding sequence TTGAGGTTTTTTCGTGTGATCGCAGCCGTTGCGGCCATGCTGGTGGCATGGGCCGGAGAAGGCGTGACGGCCGATGAGGTTGCTATCGTCGAGACGGCTCTGCCTGGCGAAGGGCAGCGGCCGCAGGCCATGGTCGTCGCGCCCGATGGCAATCTGTGGGTGACGGAAGTCCTCAAGCATCAGATCTTCCGCATCGAACCCAGCGGCGCCATCACGCCATTTCGTGTTCCGGGTGAGGCGGTCGGCGTTCTGCAGGGCATCGCATTCGGGCCCGACGGGCACATCTGGTTCACCTCGCGCGAAGAGAATGCGATCCGCCGCATGTCGGTGACGGGTGAGTTCAACGGCACCTTCGTCATTCCCTCACAGGCCACGAAGCCGACGCAGCTCAACAAGGGCTCATGGCCGCGCGGCATCACCGTCGGACCCGACGGACATCTCTGGTTTGCGGAAATGGCGGCCAACAAAATCGGTCGCATCACCGTGAATGGCGAGTTCACCGAATTCACGATTCCAACCGAGGACGCGCAGGCCTATGGCGTCGTAACCGGCCCGGACAGGAATCTGTGGTTCACCGAAAGCGGCGCCGGCAAGATCGGCCGGCTTGATGTGGCGACCGGCAAGATCACCGAATTCGCTCTGAGCAGTCCGCAGGCGAGACCGCGCGATATCACGGTGGGACCGGACGGTCATCTCTGGTTCTCGATGAACGGCACCGACCGCATCGGGCGCATCTCCATGCAGGGTGAGATGACGGAGTTTCCGCTTCCCGCCGACACCAAGCCGATCGGCATTGCAGCCGGCGGCGACGGCAATGTGTGGTTCACCGCCTTCAAGCCGAACAAGATCGGGCGCATCACGCCGGCCGGTTTCGTGACTCTGTTCGATCTGAAGACGGCGAATGCGCAGCCGTTTGGGATGACCGCCGGACGGAATGGTGTGGTCTGGTTCTCGTCGCAGGCCAATCACATCGGCCGCATCGCGCTTGCTGCCAAGCCTGCGCAATAG
- a CDS encoding TonB-dependent receptor — MNDATTLRTNGLLAAASALALTVAGSNESVAQTARELPAVEVHAPKPRATRRAVPRQNAARAQQAQPRAVERRAPPTPATGLTGNLPAAYAGGQVASGSQVGLLGNRGVMDTPFNQTSYTAQTIQDQQARKLDDVFANDPSARITVPRAYGFDQLNIRGFSVSSTAYGLNGLYGIASAFSLSSLGAIERVEVLKGPSALLNGMPPGGGGVGGSVNLVTKRAQDVPVAQITNTYSSRSQVGTHIDVGQRFGEFKEYGVRFNGSYKDGGTELANQNQEVGNAFVGLDYRGERVRLSADIGYEKNNTTAMTRFIDLGNLTALPAPPDARANYMPNWGFWQSESRYAIVQGEVDITENLTAYAQAGIGTSDVRYLYSDIRMDSLNGNFNGTPRRNNQAHERSAGQAGFRANVDTGPVNHAINFNVAASEAYVGILNTSGRLFRSNLYNPTQSAVPNVEVGAPRRTSGTQLSSFGMADTMSILDNRVQFTAGVRHQYVESESFAQGTGVRTGGYDASATTPAFALVVKPLENVSLYGNYIEAFEPGSVVGESFANAGQVLAPYRSKQKEVGIKVDWGRITTTVSAFDIMRPFQIVDRATNTVSQGGASRNRGIEFNAFGEVTEGLRLLGGFMFIDARQETTQNGTYDGLRTFNVPDVQVNIGGEWDVPFLSGLTLTGRAIHTGAYYADQANRVAGASWTRYDAGARYTFASPWNNKPVVLRFSVENVLDSNYWQAATNDGYVILGAPRTYLVSTTFNF; from the coding sequence ATGAACGACGCAACTACACTTCGCACGAATGGACTTCTGGCTGCAGCGAGCGCGCTTGCGTTGACGGTTGCCGGCAGCAACGAATCCGTTGCGCAGACGGCGCGCGAGCTTCCGGCCGTCGAAGTCCACGCGCCGAAGCCGCGTGCGACGCGCCGCGCGGTGCCGCGCCAAAATGCCGCAAGAGCACAGCAGGCGCAGCCGCGCGCGGTCGAGCGACGCGCACCCCCGACGCCGGCAACCGGTCTCACGGGCAATCTGCCGGCCGCCTATGCCGGCGGGCAGGTGGCTTCGGGCAGCCAGGTTGGCCTGCTCGGCAACCGCGGTGTGATGGACACGCCGTTCAACCAGACCAGCTACACCGCGCAGACCATTCAGGATCAACAGGCGCGCAAGCTCGACGACGTGTTCGCGAACGATCCGTCGGCACGCATCACCGTGCCGCGCGCCTATGGTTTCGATCAGTTGAACATCCGCGGCTTCAGCGTTTCCAGCACCGCTTATGGTCTGAACGGACTTTACGGCATCGCTTCCGCATTCTCGCTGTCTTCGCTCGGCGCCATCGAGCGCGTGGAGGTGCTGAAGGGACCGTCGGCGCTGCTCAACGGCATGCCGCCCGGTGGCGGCGGCGTTGGCGGCAGCGTCAATCTGGTGACCAAGCGCGCCCAGGACGTGCCGGTCGCGCAGATCACCAACACCTATTCGTCGCGCTCGCAGGTCGGGACACATATCGATGTCGGTCAGCGGTTTGGCGAGTTCAAGGAGTACGGCGTTCGCTTCAACGGCAGCTACAAGGATGGTGGCACCGAACTCGCCAACCAGAATCAGGAAGTCGGCAACGCCTTTGTCGGGCTCGACTACCGTGGCGAACGGGTGCGGCTGTCGGCCGATATCGGCTATGAGAAGAACAACACCACGGCGATGACACGGTTCATCGATCTCGGCAATCTCACGGCGCTTCCGGCGCCGCCCGATGCGCGCGCGAATTATATGCCGAACTGGGGCTTCTGGCAGTCGGAGTCCCGTTACGCCATCGTGCAGGGCGAAGTCGATATCACCGAGAACCTGACGGCCTATGCCCAGGCCGGCATCGGCACGAGCGACGTGCGCTATCTCTATTCGGATATCCGGATGGATAGTCTGAACGGAAACTTCAACGGGACGCCGCGGCGTAACAATCAGGCGCACGAGCGGTCGGCGGGCCAGGCAGGCTTCCGCGCCAATGTCGATACCGGGCCGGTCAACCACGCGATCAACTTCAACGTGGCCGCATCGGAAGCCTATGTCGGCATCCTGAACACCTCCGGCAGGCTGTTCCGCTCCAATCTTTACAATCCGACGCAGAGCGCAGTGCCGAATGTCGAGGTGGGTGCTCCGCGCCGGACTTCCGGCACGCAGCTCTCCAGCTTCGGTATGGCCGATACGATGTCGATCCTGGACAACCGGGTCCAGTTCACGGCCGGCGTGCGTCATCAGTATGTGGAATCGGAATCGTTTGCCCAGGGCACGGGCGTTCGCACCGGCGGCTATGACGCCTCCGCGACCACGCCGGCATTCGCTCTCGTGGTCAAGCCGCTGGAGAACGTCTCGCTCTATGGCAACTATATCGAAGCGTTCGAACCCGGTTCGGTCGTCGGCGAAAGCTTCGCCAATGCCGGGCAGGTGCTTGCGCCCTATCGCTCGAAGCAGAAGGAGGTTGGCATCAAGGTCGATTGGGGCCGTATCACGACCACCGTCAGCGCATTCGACATCATGCGCCCGTTCCAGATCGTGGATCGCGCGACCAACACCGTATCGCAGGGGGGCGCGAGCCGGAATCGCGGCATCGAGTTCAACGCCTTCGGCGAGGTAACCGAAGGCTTGCGCCTGCTCGGCGGCTTCATGTTCATCGATGCACGGCAAGAGACGACGCAGAACGGCACCTATGACGGGCTGCGCACGTTCAATGTGCCGGATGTTCAGGTCAATATCGGCGGCGAATGGGACGTGCCTTTCTTGAGCGGGCTGACGTTGACCGGCCGTGCCATCCACACGGGCGCCTATTACGCCGACCAAGCGAACCGGGTCGCGGGTGCGAGCTGGACGCGTTACGATGCCGGGGCGCGCTATACATTTGCGTCGCCGTGGAACAACAAGCCGGTGGTGTTGCGGTTCTCGGTCGAGAACGTGCTTGACAGCAATTACTGGCAGGCCGCGACCAACGATGGTTACGTCATCCTCGGTGCACCGCGAACCTATCTGGTCTCGACGACTTTCAATTTCTGA